Proteins encoded within one genomic window of Camelina sativa cultivar DH55 chromosome 19, Cs, whole genome shotgun sequence:
- the LOC104765322 gene encoding uncharacterized protein LOC104765322, whose protein sequence is MNRNTRIDIPSPSLATVSASADGEFNEDDIFAIDISHAPPPRHSPVSSPSQQQHHHHHPARQLQRSKSGLKNVEASGILAALPESSGNSSYLSHVFHHKPAAVLSTSVSSTVSSSSSSGGGGGASAASSSSSRAIPSAPKPPQERLPFSASFIGGGGGGKYPQSAPVQVPLMSSAMMNRHKKEFKLTDVVDDDEEEEEEGEMLPPHEIVARSLAQSSLLSCSVLEGAGRTLKGRDLRQVRNAVFRRTGFID, encoded by the coding sequence atgaacAGAAACACACGAATCGATATCCCTTCACCATCTTTAGCCACAGTCTCCGCCTCTGCAGACGGTGAGTTTAATGAAGACGACATCTTTGCAATCGACATATCTCACGCGCCTCCTCCTCGTCATTCTCCCGTGTCGTCTCCGTCGCAGcagcagcatcatcatcatcatcctgcTCGTCAGCTTCAGAGGAGCAAGAGCGGTTTGAAAAACGTTGAAGCTTCTGGTATCCTTGCGGCTCTTCCTGAATCCTCTGGAAACAGCAGTTACTTGAGTCATGTCTTTCACCACAAGCCTGCTGCTGTTCTCTCCACTTCTGTCTCCTCCACtgtttcttcatcgtcttcttcaggcggtggtggtggtgcttctgctgcttcttcttcttcatctcgagCTATCCCATCCGCGCCTAAACCTCCTCAAGAGAGGCTTCCGTTTTCAGCTTCTTTCataggtggtggtggtggggggAAGTATCCTCAGTCAGCTCCTGTTCAAGTGCCGTTAATGTCTTCGGCTATGATGAATCGCCATAAGAAGGAATTCAAGCTGACTGatgtggtggatgatgatgaggaggaagaagaagaaggcgaaaTGCTTCCGCCTCACGAGATTGTAGCTCGATCTTTGGCTCAGTCTTCGTTGTTATCTTGCTCGGTGCTTGAAGGAGCAGGAAGGACACTTAAAGGGAGAGATCTCAGGCAGGTAAGGAATGCTGTTTTCAGAAGAACCGGTTTCATAgattga
- the LOC104765324 gene encoding protein IQ-DOMAIN 1, with the protein MGSGWLLRSITCLNGPKKNKPNRGNVHSETSNRIKPVGSSSASTTLTSEVAVIRIQKAFRAFKARKRLCSLMSARRFNSLIQGHKLSNQTSTALNVMHTWCDIQSQIRERRLYMVTQGRLQNKRLENRLKLEIKLQELEVEWCGGSETMEEILAKIQQKEEATVKRERAMAYAFSHQWRANATQYLGQASFNLGKESWGWSWKERWIAARPWEIRTQCHSTKPIKPAKKPEQLSPNVTKTSTKPGLPNTKEVKNSKKPGSG; encoded by the exons ATGGGATCGGGATGGTTGCTCCGCTCTATCACCTGTCTAAACGGACCAAAGAAGAACAAACCAAATCGAGGCAAC GTACATTCTGAAACATCAAACCG CATCAAACCGGTTGGATCAAGCTCTGCTTCCACGACGCTCACCTCAGAAGTCGCTGTTATTCGCATTCAAAAGGCTTTTCGAGCATTCAAG GCGAGGAAAAGACTATGCAGCTTGATGAGCGCGAGGAGATTTAACTCGCTGATCCAAGGCCATAAACTGAGTAACCAAACTTCGACTGCACTCAATGTGATGCATACTTGGTGCGATATACAGAGCCAGATCAGAGAAAGACGTTTGTATATGGTGACACAAGGTAGACTCCAGAACAAAAGATTGGAGAATCGGTTGAAGCTGGAGATCAAGCTTCAAGAGCTAGAAGTTGAATGGTGTGGAGGTTCTGAAACAATGGAGGAGATTCTAGCAAAGATCcaacagaaagaagaagctacGGTGAAGCGTGAACGAGCAATGGCTTATGCTTTCTCTCATCAG TGGAGGGCTAATGCTACACAGTATCTAGGTCAAGCTTCCTTTAACCTAGGTAAAGAAAGCTGGGGATGGAGTTGGAAAGAACGGTGGATTGCGGCTCGACCTTGGGAGATTAGGACTCAATGCCACAGCACTAAACCGATCAAACCAGCTAAAAAACCGGAACAATTATCACCAAATGTGACAAAGACCTCCACTAAACCGGGTTTGCCAAACACCAAGGAAgtaaaaaattccaaaaagcCTGGTTCCGGATGA